From the Streptomyces nigrescens genome, one window contains:
- a CDS encoding FxsB family cyclophane-forming radical SAM/SPASM peptide maturase gives MAGEKTGPTAVVPFRQFVLKVHSRCNLACTYCYIYAGPDRSWRARPPTVPAATMRQTALRIAEHARTHRLREVRIDLHGGEPLLTGPGPLLDQAAAVRAALPAGCTAEFGVQTNGTLLTRDMIDTLGAAGFRLGLSLDGGTPGLNRRRVDHAGRPSWPAVSRAVRLLRDRPEVFAGILCTIDITAGPAEVYGSLRALDPPMVDFLLPHANWSSPPPAAAGPRPAPLGPAGRAPYGDWLCTVFDLWWDGGSGPRVRVFTEILGLLLGRPSSSEAVGLSPVVALVVDTDGAIEQVDSLKSTYEGAAATGLDVFHHSFDDALAHPGMAARRSGRDGLGAQCRGCALVEVCGGGNYAHRYRADAGGFSNPSVYCADLERLIRHIAARLEATVALN, from the coding sequence GTGGCGGGGGAGAAGACCGGCCCGACCGCTGTCGTGCCCTTCCGGCAGTTCGTGCTCAAGGTCCACAGCCGCTGCAACCTCGCCTGCACCTACTGCTACATCTACGCCGGGCCCGACCGCAGCTGGCGCGCGCGCCCGCCGACGGTTCCGGCCGCCACCATGCGCCAGACCGCCCTGCGCATCGCCGAACACGCCCGCACCCACCGGCTGCGCGAGGTCCGGATCGATCTGCACGGCGGCGAGCCGCTGCTCACCGGCCCCGGACCGCTGCTCGACCAGGCCGCCGCCGTCCGCGCCGCGCTGCCCGCCGGCTGCACCGCCGAATTCGGGGTGCAGACCAACGGGACGCTCCTGACCCGGGACATGATCGACACCCTCGGCGCCGCGGGGTTCCGGCTCGGCCTCAGCCTCGACGGCGGCACCCCCGGCCTCAACCGCCGCCGTGTCGATCACGCCGGGCGGCCCTCCTGGCCCGCGGTCTCCCGCGCCGTACGCCTGCTCCGCGACCGGCCCGAGGTGTTCGCCGGCATCCTGTGCACCATCGACATCACCGCCGGCCCCGCCGAGGTCTACGGCTCACTGCGCGCCCTGGACCCCCCGATGGTCGACTTCCTCCTCCCGCACGCCAACTGGTCCAGCCCTCCACCGGCTGCCGCCGGCCCCCGGCCCGCCCCCCTCGGACCGGCCGGCCGCGCCCCGTACGGCGACTGGCTGTGCACCGTCTTCGACCTGTGGTGGGACGGTGGCTCCGGTCCCCGGGTGCGGGTCTTCACCGAGATCCTCGGCCTCCTCCTGGGCCGCCCCAGCTCCAGCGAGGCGGTCGGGCTCTCCCCGGTCGTCGCCCTGGTCGTCGACACCGACGGCGCCATCGAGCAGGTCGACTCGCTCAAATCCACCTACGAGGGCGCCGCCGCCACCGGCCTCGACGTCTTCCACCACAGCTTCGACGACGCCCTGGCGCACCCCGGCATGGCCGCCCGCCGCAGCGGCCGGGACGGCCTCGGCGCACAGTGCCGCGGCTGCGCCCTGGTGGAGGTGTGCGGCGGCGGCAATTACGCCCACCGCTATCGCGCGGACGCCGGCGGATTCAGCAATCCGTCCGTCTACTGCGCCGACCTGGAACGGCTGATCCGGCACATCGCGGCCCGCCTGGAGGCCACGGTCGCCCTCAACTGA
- a CDS encoding YxD-tail cyclophane-containing RiPP peptide: MATTPRTEPAVAAPPGPSAERLPDFAGVDVGVLAARTDHAVLGEVAALLLRNWPSAEDAVAYYEDGPEKVLR, translated from the coding sequence GTGGCGACTACCCCCCGCACCGAACCGGCTGTGGCCGCCCCGCCGGGGCCGTCGGCCGAGCGGCTGCCGGATTTTGCCGGGGTCGACGTGGGCGTTCTGGCGGCACGGACGGACCATGCGGTGCTGGGAGAGGTGGCGGCGCTGCTGCTGCGCAACTGGCCGTCGGCGGAGGACGCCGTCGCGTACTACGAGGACGGTCCGGAGAAGGTCTTGCGCTGA
- a CDS encoding SAV_2336 N-terminal domain-related protein codes for MPPGEPGPGPLDELVARLTAAGLPADARGMADALWLAQWITPGEPRAEGSADTVPTPADRPDRTDPATFRVGPAASADPAGAGGTAAAAGGDGPADGDPSPSVLQDGARRRVAELLPSHALGETPTRFPDPDRQRLGEVAVPIASAFPGLLPLQRALRPIQRYRPPVAPVPRKLDEPATAELSAHAEMIIPVLRGVHRRAAGLRLLMDGSSSMAVWEQMLHDLRQVCERVGAFRDVTVHYLHPHGPDVGVAAAPGPGRPLRPVDQLHDPTGHHLTLVVSDCAGPLWRDGRMQRLLYRWAADAPLAVVQPLPQRMWARTLLPAVAGTLVRRQGPYQALDFRPARRRRRPAGPPGTASEAPRERAVPVLSATPSALGSWARLAAADAGLALRGAASVVRADHGTEHPAGPPPAPGPAAPARMVREFDQQASPAARLLAVHLSAVPLALPVIQLVQRAMLPQTGPAELAEVLLSGLVTQLPPDERPSGEQAGVSGPWYDFVPGVRDELLARLSAGEAALVLKHCSLYVERTFGRSARNFPAVAVAMLSGSGREPETGRRAVPEPFARVSERVLRRFEPALRPPVRRPYASDGPAAEGAALLERYEQDRAVRDLIEAVRLLRAATERLPVAGTDLARALLHAWATWRQPDALEEAERAARAAERATAGEPAADDQEGATAGREAERTRALIVLGRVGHARARERRTAGTPAEERTALADAARHLHAACGLMSLLDPRVLESMVLRTEVLRRLAALPAVPDTDGATDPDPLDEAERSLTTLLDQWPSGEQVPGEVYAARGGVLLDQARRAARGDTAGPHPAEALAVRAADDLDTAAVLLRRRGGAADRLVCETLLDLAAARQLNGGAGRPSVLPTLERARALAHELDDRALEADSLRRTAAAQRAVHTRTGDLTALDAAIAALAAALRLTTPDSTEHSSLLAERGAALLLRARLEPAEEPGKRLANEAVHVLREALGRVAPHDPDLGSHRLLFGRALRLRYERQPSLADLHEADWILELAARGADVPDAVSAEAWLEVGDVQLLLDRRFDSRERHDRAAACYRRAAAAARRADSALPAARAHHRRGEVLEVTAGPRSALHAYRESWEQWQRAGEDTGPEAQRTRARMRALESTA; via the coding sequence GTGCCCCCCGGGGAGCCAGGCCCAGGCCCCCTCGACGAACTCGTCGCCCGGCTGACCGCGGCGGGGCTGCCGGCCGACGCCCGCGGGATGGCCGACGCCCTCTGGCTCGCCCAGTGGATCACTCCTGGTGAACCGCGGGCCGAGGGCTCCGCGGACACCGTTCCCACCCCCGCGGACCGTCCGGACCGTACAGATCCGGCCACTTTCCGGGTGGGACCGGCCGCCTCCGCCGACCCCGCGGGCGCCGGCGGGACCGCCGCGGCCGCCGGCGGGGACGGACCGGCGGACGGTGACCCCTCGCCGTCCGTGCTCCAGGACGGCGCCCGGCGCCGGGTCGCGGAGCTGCTGCCCAGCCACGCCCTGGGCGAGACGCCCACGAGGTTCCCCGACCCCGACCGGCAGCGCCTCGGCGAGGTCGCCGTCCCGATCGCCTCCGCGTTCCCCGGACTGCTGCCGCTGCAGCGCGCGCTGCGCCCCATCCAGCGCTACCGCCCGCCGGTCGCCCCGGTCCCCCGGAAGCTGGACGAGCCCGCCACCGCCGAGCTCTCCGCCCACGCCGAAATGATCATCCCGGTGCTGCGCGGGGTGCACCGCCGGGCGGCCGGACTGCGGCTCCTGATGGACGGCTCGTCCTCGATGGCCGTCTGGGAGCAGATGCTGCACGACCTGCGCCAGGTCTGCGAGCGCGTGGGCGCCTTCCGCGACGTCACGGTGCACTACCTCCATCCGCACGGCCCGGACGTGGGGGTCGCGGCGGCCCCCGGCCCCGGCCGCCCGCTGCGCCCCGTCGACCAGCTGCACGACCCGACGGGCCATCACCTCACCCTCGTCGTCAGCGACTGCGCGGGCCCCCTCTGGCGGGACGGCCGGATGCAGCGGCTGCTCTACCGCTGGGCGGCCGATGCCCCGCTCGCCGTCGTCCAGCCGCTGCCGCAGCGGATGTGGGCACGCACCCTCCTGCCCGCCGTCGCCGGCACCCTCGTGCGCCGTCAGGGCCCCTACCAGGCGCTCGACTTCCGGCCGGCCCGGCGCCGGCGCCGTCCCGCAGGGCCGCCGGGCACCGCGTCCGAGGCGCCCCGCGAGCGCGCCGTTCCGGTCCTCTCCGCCACCCCCTCCGCGCTCGGCTCCTGGGCCCGGCTGGCCGCCGCCGACGCCGGTCTCGCGCTGCGCGGCGCGGCCTCCGTCGTACGCGCCGACCACGGCACCGAGCATCCGGCCGGTCCTCCGCCCGCGCCCGGGCCCGCCGCGCCGGCCCGTATGGTCCGCGAGTTCGACCAGCAGGCCTCGCCCGCCGCCCGGCTGCTCGCCGTCCACCTCTCCGCCGTCCCGCTCGCCCTCCCCGTCATCCAGCTCGTCCAGCGCGCGATGCTGCCGCAGACCGGCCCGGCCGAGCTGGCGGAGGTGCTGCTCAGCGGGCTGGTCACCCAACTCCCGCCGGACGAGCGGCCGTCGGGGGAGCAGGCCGGGGTGAGCGGCCCCTGGTACGACTTCGTGCCCGGGGTGCGCGACGAACTCCTCGCCCGGCTCAGCGCGGGCGAGGCCGCCCTGGTCCTCAAGCACTGCTCGCTCTACGTCGAGCGCACCTTCGGCCGCAGCGCCCGCAACTTCCCGGCCGTCGCGGTCGCCATGCTCTCCGGCAGCGGCCGGGAGCCCGAGACCGGCCGGCGGGCCGTCCCCGAACCCTTCGCCCGGGTCTCGGAACGCGTGCTGCGCCGCTTCGAACCGGCGCTGCGCCCGCCCGTCCGCCGGCCGTACGCCTCCGACGGACCCGCCGCGGAGGGCGCGGCCCTCCTGGAGCGCTACGAACAGGACCGCGCCGTCCGGGATCTGATCGAGGCGGTCCGACTGCTGCGCGCCGCCACCGAACGCCTGCCGGTGGCCGGTACCGACCTCGCCCGCGCGCTGCTGCACGCCTGGGCGACATGGCGCCAGCCGGACGCCCTGGAGGAGGCGGAGCGCGCGGCCCGCGCCGCGGAACGGGCCACCGCGGGCGAGCCGGCCGCCGACGACCAGGAAGGCGCCACGGCCGGCCGGGAGGCCGAGCGCACCCGGGCGCTGATCGTGCTCGGCCGGGTCGGCCACGCCCGCGCCCGGGAACGCCGGACGGCCGGCACCCCCGCCGAGGAGCGCACCGCGCTCGCCGACGCCGCCCGTCATCTGCACGCCGCCTGCGGGCTGATGAGCCTGCTGGACCCCCGCGTCCTGGAGAGCATGGTGTTACGCACCGAGGTCCTGCGCCGCCTGGCCGCCCTGCCGGCCGTACCGGACACCGACGGAGCGACCGACCCCGACCCCCTCGACGAGGCGGAACGCTCCCTCACCACCCTCCTCGACCAGTGGCCCAGCGGGGAGCAGGTGCCCGGCGAGGTCTATGCCGCCCGCGGCGGTGTCCTCCTCGACCAGGCCCGCCGGGCCGCCCGCGGCGACACCGCGGGGCCGCACCCCGCCGAGGCGCTCGCGGTCCGCGCCGCCGACGATCTCGACACCGCCGCCGTCCTGCTGCGCCGCCGCGGCGGCGCGGCCGACCGGCTGGTCTGCGAGACCCTGCTCGACCTCGCGGCGGCCCGCCAGCTCAACGGCGGCGCCGGCCGTCCGTCCGTGCTGCCCACCCTCGAACGCGCCCGTGCGCTGGCCCATGAACTCGACGACCGGGCCCTGGAAGCGGACAGCCTGCGCCGTACGGCCGCCGCCCAGCGCGCCGTCCACACCCGTACCGGCGACCTGACCGCGCTCGACGCCGCCATCGCCGCGCTGGCCGCCGCCCTCCGGCTGACCACCCCCGATTCGACCGAGCACAGCTCGCTGCTCGCCGAGCGCGGTGCGGCACTGCTGCTGCGCGCCCGGCTGGAGCCCGCCGAGGAGCCGGGCAAGCGGCTGGCCAACGAGGCGGTGCACGTGCTCCGCGAGGCACTGGGCCGGGTCGCGCCACACGACCCCGACCTGGGCAGCCACCGTCTGTTGTTCGGCCGCGCCCTGCGCCTGCGCTACGAACGCCAGCCCTCGCTCGCCGATCTGCACGAGGCCGACTGGATCCTGGAGCTGGCCGCCCGCGGCGCGGACGTACCGGACGCGGTGTCGGCCGAGGCCTGGCTCGAAGTGGGCGATGTGCAGCTGCTGCTGGACCGCCGCTTCGACTCCCGTGAGCGCCACGACCGGGCCGCCGCCTGCTACCGCCGGGCCGCCGCGGCCGCCCGGCGGGCCGACAGCGCCCTGCCGGCCGCCCGCGCCCACCACCGCCGCGGCGAGGTCCTGGAGGTCACCGCCGGCCCCCGCTCCGCGCTGCACGCCTACCGCGAGAGCTGGGAGCAGTGGCAGCGGGCCGGCGAGGACACCGGCCCCGAGGCCCAGCGCACCCGCGCCCGTATGCGCGCCCTCGAATCCACCGCCTGA
- a CDS encoding AAA family ATPase produces MSDWLIYRGAGAPHDGIEHLPPPPPWRDFDGGPLVAPPAALDPSSERRLGVQHREASHHRPGETERELVNAALYLRRPLLVTGAPGSGKSTLAHSVAYELGLGRVLGWPVVSRSTLRDGLYDYDAIGRLQDLQIARAAPAAAESGAAPGPDPTDEPGGGIGRYIRLGPLGTALLPAARPRVLLVDELDKSDIDLPNDLLNVLEEGEFRIPELERLAGSAPEVEVLSDDGARVTVRDGRVRCRAFPFIVLTSNGERDFPAPLLRRCIHLHIPVPDKERLAAMVRAHFGEGAAERYEAVIDRFLDREPGDVRAVDQLFNAIHLTQRAGWTDEDEEETRRRLTAELMRPLDRTR; encoded by the coding sequence GTGAGCGACTGGCTCATCTACCGTGGCGCGGGGGCACCGCACGACGGAATTGAGCATCTTCCGCCGCCACCCCCCTGGCGCGATTTCGACGGCGGCCCCCTCGTGGCGCCGCCGGCCGCCCTCGACCCCTCCTCCGAGCGCAGGCTCGGTGTGCAGCACCGGGAGGCCAGCCACCACCGCCCCGGCGAGACCGAGCGCGAGCTGGTCAACGCCGCCCTCTATCTGCGCCGGCCGCTGCTGGTGACCGGCGCACCGGGCAGCGGCAAGAGCACCCTGGCCCATTCGGTCGCCTATGAACTCGGCCTCGGCCGGGTGCTCGGCTGGCCGGTCGTCAGCCGCAGCACGCTCCGTGACGGTCTGTACGACTACGACGCCATCGGCCGCCTCCAGGATCTCCAGATCGCCCGCGCCGCCCCGGCCGCCGCGGAGAGCGGGGCCGCGCCCGGCCCGGACCCCACCGACGAACCCGGCGGCGGCATCGGCCGCTACATCCGCCTCGGCCCGCTGGGCACGGCCCTGCTGCCGGCCGCCCGGCCCCGGGTGCTGCTCGTCGACGAGCTCGACAAGAGCGATATCGATCTGCCCAACGACCTCCTCAATGTGCTGGAGGAAGGGGAGTTCCGGATTCCGGAGCTGGAGAGGCTGGCCGGATCCGCCCCCGAGGTGGAGGTGCTCAGCGACGACGGCGCACGGGTGACGGTGCGCGACGGCCGGGTGCGCTGCCGTGCCTTCCCCTTCATCGTCCTCACCAGCAACGGCGAACGGGACTTCCCGGCGCCCCTGTTGCGCCGCTGCATCCACCTCCACATCCCGGTGCCCGACAAGGAGCGGCTCGCCGCCATGGTGCGGGCGCACTTCGGCGAGGGCGCCGCCGAGCGCTACGAGGCGGTGATCGACCGCTTCCTGGACCGCGAGCCCGGCGATGTCCGCGCCGTCGACCAGCTCTTCAACGCCATCCACCTGACGCAGAGAGCGGGCTGGACGGACGAGGACGAGGAGGAGACGCGACGGCGTCTGACGGCGGAGCTGATGCGGCCCCTTGACCGGACGAGGTGA
- a CDS encoding trypsin-like peptidase domain-containing protein, giving the protein MSTSEGRAAGRGDRARYTQLLDHAGRTTVGLCAVPGRAGARPWGSGVLIAPGWVLTCAHVLAASDGRRRDTGPDGVFGVTFGGRVVPARLAYDLSRPDPDAGPAAARADLALVRLLDPETEHPCAWLSDQPATLLEDAYIFRGHDRPGAGTEGDGAASGEGGASGEGCASGDGGVSGDGCASGDGGVSEGAAAGRRGERAVRDPGDVRGPRDGRTVPERGDRPGGPRVPGEGEGRGAPTGPHAPTGPHAPTGPRAPTTPVDPFIAVRFGARDARGLQFGSDVRVTPGASGGPLLDCDRGEVVGIVKGRHQQDHVGLAVPVTALRGLGPEHLVAGAEGLGPDPYHALMSLHDRWHWAGQDLGSAVGPTWFDAQHAIMAGRGRLWGVQERLQALDLLARLPAPRDPLVVEAAVGEVLERGDRPGAWSLRTWRDGHGALYQGSDPYTELRAFVHYLRIVAQLTADEVRDVPGDEAAGVREQAARLAEFVQAKAVVLQPQDRRRIGPVRRRPRSVLVEFEPLFYDEGGQELFNWSVSEGYGQGQWLRVDVQESAGGVPFEQAREQVLRRLGGRLLRADGDAGPGARVRLEVAVPEGHWDTAAGQWEVAASTRRTARLRPVGPGRAVILRDQGRREQVDPAWLRRWQGLAAARELHALRIPPRPGADARRGSAEAIWRLLETAGDGALPALCHTVIDGFGRDAVGVALDTGFPAGLWPAHGHGEERDCDAGCEEFHRGVRELLQGSGGVARLPELVRQLRAKAAEAAEEGTHWARDLVLLYDDPEDPIPPLFTDRPQVSPR; this is encoded by the coding sequence ATGTCGACCTCCGAGGGCCGGGCCGCCGGCCGCGGTGACCGCGCCCGCTACACACAGCTTCTCGACCACGCCGGACGCACCACCGTCGGACTGTGCGCCGTGCCGGGCAGGGCCGGCGCCCGGCCGTGGGGCAGTGGGGTACTGATCGCTCCGGGATGGGTGCTGACCTGCGCCCATGTGCTCGCGGCGAGCGACGGGCGGCGCCGTGACACGGGTCCGGACGGGGTCTTCGGGGTCACCTTCGGCGGCCGGGTGGTGCCCGCGCGGCTCGCCTACGACCTGAGCCGGCCCGACCCGGACGCCGGGCCTGCCGCCGCCCGCGCCGATCTCGCCCTGGTTCGGCTGCTCGACCCGGAGACCGAGCACCCCTGCGCCTGGCTCAGCGATCAGCCGGCGACGCTCCTGGAGGACGCGTACATCTTCCGCGGGCACGACCGGCCGGGCGCGGGCACCGAGGGGGACGGCGCGGCGAGCGGGGAGGGCGGCGCGAGCGGCGAGGGCTGCGCGAGTGGTGACGGTGGCGTGAGCGGCGACGGCTGCGCGAGCGGTGACGGTGGCGTGAGCGAGGGCGCGGCCGCGGGCCGCCGGGGGGAACGCGCGGTACGTGACCCGGGTGACGTTCGCGGCCCACGGGACGGGCGCACCGTGCCCGAGCGGGGCGACAGGCCCGGCGGCCCCCGGGTGCCGGGGGAGGGGGAGGGACGCGGTGCGCCCACCGGCCCGCACGCGCCCACCGGCCCGCACGCGCCCACCGGCCCGCGCGCCCCCACCACCCCCGTCGACCCCTTCATCGCGGTCCGCTTCGGCGCCCGGGACGCCCGGGGCCTGCAGTTCGGCAGCGATGTCCGGGTCACGCCCGGGGCCTCCGGCGGGCCGCTGCTCGACTGTGACCGCGGCGAGGTGGTCGGCATCGTCAAGGGCCGCCACCAGCAGGACCACGTCGGGCTGGCGGTGCCGGTCACCGCGCTGCGCGGGCTGGGGCCGGAACACCTGGTCGCCGGCGCCGAGGGCCTGGGGCCCGACCCGTACCACGCACTGATGAGCCTGCACGACCGCTGGCACTGGGCCGGTCAGGACCTCGGCAGCGCCGTCGGCCCGACCTGGTTCGACGCCCAGCACGCGATCATGGCGGGCCGGGGCCGGCTGTGGGGCGTACAGGAGCGGCTGCAGGCGCTGGACCTGCTCGCCCGGCTGCCCGCACCGCGCGATCCGCTGGTCGTGGAGGCCGCGGTCGGCGAGGTGCTGGAGCGCGGCGACCGGCCCGGCGCCTGGTCACTGCGTACCTGGCGGGACGGTCACGGCGCCCTCTACCAGGGCAGCGACCCGTACACCGAGCTGCGCGCCTTTGTGCACTATCTGCGGATCGTGGCGCAGCTGACCGCCGACGAGGTGCGCGACGTACCGGGCGACGAGGCCGCCGGGGTGCGCGAACAGGCCGCCCGTCTCGCGGAGTTCGTGCAGGCCAAGGCAGTGGTGCTGCAGCCGCAGGACCGCCGGAGGATAGGCCCGGTGCGCCGCCGGCCGCGCTCCGTGCTCGTCGAGTTCGAGCCGCTCTTCTACGACGAGGGCGGGCAGGAGCTGTTCAACTGGTCGGTCAGCGAGGGCTACGGCCAAGGGCAGTGGCTGCGGGTGGACGTCCAGGAGTCGGCCGGCGGGGTGCCGTTCGAGCAGGCGCGGGAGCAGGTGCTGCGGCGGCTCGGCGGGCGGCTGCTGCGGGCCGACGGCGATGCCGGTCCGGGCGCCCGGGTACGCCTGGAGGTCGCCGTCCCCGAAGGCCACTGGGACACCGCCGCCGGCCAGTGGGAGGTCGCGGCCTCGACCCGGCGCACCGCCCGGCTGCGGCCGGTGGGCCCCGGGCGCGCGGTGATCCTGCGGGACCAGGGGCGGCGGGAACAGGTCGACCCGGCGTGGCTGCGCCGCTGGCAGGGCCTCGCCGCCGCCCGCGAACTGCACGCCCTGCGCATCCCGCCGCGGCCGGGTGCCGATGCCCGGCGCGGCTCCGCCGAGGCGATCTGGCGGCTGCTGGAGACGGCCGGGGACGGTGCGCTGCCGGCCCTGTGCCACACCGTCATCGACGGGTTCGGCCGGGACGCGGTCGGGGTCGCCCTGGACACCGGCTTCCCGGCCGGGCTGTGGCCCGCACACGGGCACGGCGAGGAGCGGGACTGCGATGCCGGCTGCGAGGAGTTCCACCGCGGGGTGCGGGAGCTGCTCCAGGGGTCGGGCGGGGTGGCCCGGCTCCCCGAACTGGTCCGGCAGTTGCGGGCCAAGGCAGCCGAGGCCGCGGAGGAGGGCACGCACTGGGCGCGCGATCTGGTGCTCCTCTACGACGACCCGGAGGACCCGATTCCGCCGCTCTTCACGGACCGCCCCCAGGTGTCGCCGCGCTGA
- a CDS encoding CU044_2847 family protein, producing the protein MQDRAQRIELPDGTEVWARVSRLDAPGPDGADDADGEFEDVGAWDALGARVEGLREVIGGVAASVRQATERVAPHETSVTFGVELSAKPGKAVALLADGEAKTNLSVTLTWRREDGAPARDEPHGLHTADRREPDDSSR; encoded by the coding sequence ATGCAAGATCGCGCACAGCGCATCGAACTTCCCGACGGTACGGAAGTCTGGGCCCGGGTCTCCCGGCTCGACGCCCCGGGACCCGACGGGGCGGACGACGCGGACGGGGAATTCGAGGACGTCGGTGCCTGGGACGCGCTCGGGGCCAGGGTCGAAGGGCTCCGCGAGGTGATCGGCGGGGTCGCCGCCAGCGTCCGGCAGGCCACCGAACGGGTCGCACCGCACGAGACCAGCGTGACCTTCGGCGTGGAGCTGTCGGCCAAGCCGGGCAAGGCCGTCGCCCTGCTCGCGGACGGCGAGGCGAAGACCAACCTCTCCGTCACCCTCACCTGGCGGCGCGAGGACGGGGCGCCGGCCCGGGACGAACCGCACGGGCTGCATACCGCCGACCGCCGGGAGCCGGACGATTCGAGCCGCTGA
- a CDS encoding DUF6104 family protein, producing MYFTDRGIEELENRRGEEEVTLAWVADQLRTFVDLNPDFEVPVERLATWLARLDDEDEDE from the coding sequence GTGTATTTCACTGACCGTGGCATCGAGGAGCTGGAGAACCGGCGCGGCGAGGAGGAGGTCACCCTCGCGTGGGTGGCCGACCAGCTGCGTACGTTCGTCGACCTCAATCCGGACTTCGAGGTACCGGTGGAGCGGCTGGCCACCTGGCTGGCCCGCCTGGACGACGAGGACGAGGACGAATAG
- a CDS encoding DUF4097 family beta strand repeat-containing protein: MSARSEWSQQPIQVAEPRTLEISDPLDALHVRVVGGTVNVVGTSDGGPARVEISELHGPPLTVSCEDGTLAIAYEDLPWKGFLKFLDRKGWNRSAVISVTVPAATRVEVGVVGAGAVISGISGRTDVRGVSGDSTLVGLTGRVRADTVSGNVEVQSVTGDLRFNSVSGDLTVIDGAGGTVRADSVSGDMVLDLDPAQGADIALTTVSGEVAIRLPDPADAKVEANTASGTVSNAFDDLRVTGQWGAKKITGALGAGTGTLKVTTVSGGLALLRRPAFEDGEHRPGDPGAGSAPGPQGDSPTDPPAEKKVL, translated from the coding sequence ATGTCAGCCCGGAGCGAGTGGTCGCAGCAACCGATACAGGTGGCCGAACCACGCACGCTGGAGATCTCCGACCCCCTCGACGCCCTGCACGTACGCGTGGTCGGCGGCACCGTCAACGTCGTCGGCACTTCGGACGGCGGTCCGGCCCGTGTGGAGATCAGCGAGCTGCACGGCCCGCCGCTGACCGTCTCGTGCGAGGACGGCACCCTCGCGATCGCCTACGAGGACCTCCCCTGGAAGGGCTTTCTGAAGTTCCTGGACCGCAAGGGGTGGAACCGCAGCGCGGTGATCTCGGTGACGGTGCCGGCCGCCACCCGCGTCGAGGTCGGCGTGGTCGGGGCCGGCGCGGTGATCTCCGGGATCTCGGGGCGTACGGACGTCCGCGGTGTCTCCGGTGACTCCACGCTCGTCGGACTGACCGGCAGGGTGCGGGCCGACACCGTCTCCGGCAATGTCGAGGTGCAGTCGGTCACCGGCGATCTGCGGTTCAACTCCGTCTCGGGGGATCTGACGGTCATCGACGGTGCGGGCGGGACGGTGCGCGCGGACTCCGTCAGCGGCGACATGGTCCTCGACCTGGACCCCGCCCAGGGCGCGGACATCGCCCTGACGACGGTCTCCGGGGAGGTCGCCATCCGGCTGCCCGACCCGGCCGACGCCAAGGTCGAGGCCAACACCGCGAGCGGCACGGTCTCCAACGCCTTCGACGATCTGCGGGTCACCGGCCAGTGGGGCGCCAAGAAGATCACCGGCGCGCTCGGCGCGGGCACCGGCACCCTCAAGGTCACCACCGTCTCCGGCGGTCTGGCCCTGCTGCGCCGCCCCGCCTTCGAGGACGGGGAGCACCGGCCGGGCGACCCCGGCGCCGGCTCGGCCCCCGGCCCGCAGGGGGACTCCCCGACCGACCCGCCCGCAGAGAAGAAGGTGCTCTGA